In Bradyrhizobium sp. 195, the sequence GCCGCGGGATCCACTTCCAGGAAATTTCCGAACGTTCCGCCTACGGCATTGTGGATGGCGATCGCGGGCGCGCCGTGGTCACGCGTGATTTTTGCGATGGTTTCGCTGACCTGGTCCTCCTGCGTGACATCGCAGATGTGGGCGGAGGCGTCCGGCAGTTCGGCTTGCAGCTTCGGAATGCGCTTCTCCGAGCGCGCAATGAGAGCGACGTGGTAGTCGCCGCGAGAGAAGCGGCGGGCGAGTGCGCTGCCCGTGCCGGGACCAACCCCGGTAATAACACAAACTGGTTTTGTCATGATCATGCCTGCGCTTTTGCTGCTGCTTCAACGAATGGAAGCCGATCGTTTCCGAAATAGAGCTCCTCTCCGATCCGAAACGTTGGTGTACCAAACAGGCCGGCTTCTTCGGCTGCCTTGTTGCGGGCCTTCAGTTCCTCGGAGGTCTCCTCCTGAGCCATCAGTTCGAGGATGCGATCGGCAGGAAGATCGTTCTTCTTCAGGAAGTCTCTGAGGATTTCGACGTTGCCGAGGTCAAGCACCTGAGCGTAGAGGCCAGTGAACACCTTCGATACGAAATCGGGACCCACCCCGAGCTTGATCGCGGCGATAGCCCCGCGAAGCAGGAAGTTGAGGTCGATGTGCCGGAAGTTCTGGTTGGGCTCCCAGCCGACGCCGTACTTTTTGACCCAACGTTGCAGATCGCTTTTTGCGTATTTTCTCTTCGCCCTGCACTCGATTGTCGTCGGGGTGTTGCCGGTCGCTTTCATCAGATCCAACACATTGATGGGCATGTAGACGACGGTTGCCTGCGTATCTACGGCCAGCTTCTTGAGCTGGCTCTGTGCGAGGTAGCTGTAGGGACTACCGAAGTCGAAATAGAATTCAATCTGTTTGGTCATTCCTGGTCCTTTCTCCCTTGTCGATCGCTCGCTTTGGCTCAATTTGCTGCCGAACAGCTGCCGAGCCGGGCCGCTGCTTTCGTGTATCTCACTGGTTTCCAAGACGAAAATCTGGTTTCTCCCGCCCTCAAAGAAAGTTATTGACTGGTAAGTAAGTTAATTGTAGATGAGTATCAATGTCAACTGCTAGCCGCTTCGAAGAAGACTTCGCTGGGCCATGAGCATGTGTATTTCAGCCGCACTGTCAGGAGTTGTCGACGCTAGCCATGGCTTTGGCGAAAGCGGCGATCGTGCGTCTAGCGGTGCATTAGGGGTGCACGAGGCTTTACCTCGCGAGTCGAGTGATAATACTTTCGAGCGCATGAAAAAGCGCAAGAAACGACTGACAAATTCCGAACATCGCGAGTTGAGCATGTCGGCAGTATTGGCTGCCGCCGAGTTTCTCTTCGTGACCCAAGGCTACAACGGCACGACGACGGAGCAGATCGGGCAACTCGCGGATCTGACCAAGGGCAGCGTCTACTTCTATTACGGCAACAAGGAAGGTGTCCTGCTTGAGCTGCTCAATCGCGTGCGAGCCAACGTCATGGAGCCATATCTTCAGATCCTGCAAGATCAAGGCCTTTCGCCCGTCGAGCGCATGACGAAATATCTGGAGAGGGCCGGCGAGGTCGCCCTTGACCATCCAGGCTCGATGTTGCTGCCGATCGTCGTCTCTATAGAGATGGCGGCAACTGAATCCGAAGCGGCGCGCAGGGTAAAGGCTGGCTACAATCGGATCGCACGAGAAGTGCGTACTGTCCTGGAGCAGGGGCAGGCTTCTGGCATGTTCCGCTCCGATCTGAGCAGCAGCGATATGGCTCGGCTCCTGATCTCCACCGGCGATGGCATCATGCTCGAGTGCCTTCGTCAGAATCTCCGCATTGACGTTCACCGTCTGGTTCGCACGCTGAAGGCTGTCGTGCTTACCGGTCTTCAAATCGCGTCGGAGGCGCCCAGGGACATCGAGGCCGATGATGGCCCCTCCGTTATCGATGTCTTGCGCGGCAATCTTCAGGACCACGCATAAACAATCAGCGAATTACAACGAGGGAAGGTCCGACCATGGCTCAAGCGGCGCTCGCACGTGAAATCCCGGAAGAGGCAACTGAGGTCGCTCTACAGACCCGGATCAAGGCTGGCGCAACGCTGGAGGATATCAGCGAGATGACGCCGCGCTATCGTGACGTGCTCGTCGCGACCATGGCGATCGCGGCCGATCTGGAAATCATGACGTTGCCACTCGACTTCGATGCCATCACGTTTGCGCCCAGCATCAACGATCGCATCGCCGTCGCGTCTGCGCTGCAAGACGAGATGGGACATGCCCAGGTCATGTTCCGCATGCTCGAGGATTTCGGCTTCGACTCCTATCACCAGGTGTTCGAGCGTGATCCCAAGAACTTCAAGACGTTCTTTCTGCTCGAGTTTGGAAACCTGAGTCCGATCGATGTGGGGCTGGGCCACCTTGTCGGCGATCAGGCGGGATATATCACGACGCGCGATCTCGAGGAGAATTGTTCATTCGGGCCGTATAGCCGATCGCTGCGGAAGGTGAACTTCGAAGAGAACTTCCACGTCAAGCGCGGCGAATACATGATCCGCCATTACATGCAGCAGGGCCCCGAGATGCGGAAGCGGGTCCAGGAACGTATGGATTTCTGGTTTCCGCTGGGGGCCGAGTGGTTCGGTGCGACGGACGACGTCAAGTCGAGGACCGACCAACTCCATTACAAGATACGCGGCAGCAGCAACGATCAGCTCAGGCAGATTTGGCTGCAGCGCCTCGTGCCTTTCTGCGAGCAGGTTGGTTTGAAGGTCCCGGCTCACTTCGACCGCGAAAAGGGCATTTACGTCCTCGATTACCAAATGCCGATCCTGCTGAATCTGGAAACCCTGAAGTGGGATTTTCGTACGGTCACGTGGCCGGAGAAGCTCGCGCAATGGAAGAAAGGCGGCCCATTGAAGCTGCCGGGCCTGACTCGGATGCAGGTTGAGCTTTGGGGGCAGGACCTGTGGTGACGGAACAGGCGGTCCGCGAAGCGCTCCTTGCGGTGAATGACCCGCATATACCGGTCAGCATCGAGAGCATGGGGATGTTGAGGGCCGTCACGATCTCGGACACCGGCGTGGTCGATGTCGAGCTCGCAATTCCGTGCCTGGCCTGTCCCGGCGTCTCGATGTTGAAGCAATCGGTCAAGGACGCTGTGGGCGGTCTGGAGGGTGTCAGCAAGGTCAACGTCCTTGAAGGCTGGCATCACGATTGGACCACGCAATCCATTGAACCCAATGCGCGACAATTGATGCGTCGCTTCGGAATACAGGTCTAGGGGTGCGATGATGAAAAAGGTTATCGATAGACAATTGGAGTTGGGTGGCGACAAGCCGGAGTTCTACGAGGTATTTGCGCGCCGAGATTCTGCAGAACCGCTCACCCATATCGGCTCTGTCGAGGCCCCCAACGCGGAACTGGCCGAGGCGCGCGCCTGGTTTGTCTACGACCAGCATATCTGGCGGGAGATGTGCATCGTACCGCTGTCGGCAATCGTCACGATTACCGAACGCGGCAGCAAATCGAAGGTAAAGGTGGTGTGATGGCTGTCATCAATTCAATCGACGACCTTTCAGAAGCGGACAAAGTCCTGCGGGACGAATTGTATTGCATCGCGGACGCCAAACTGGTGCTCGCCGGCTGGTACATGATGGTGTTGCAGAACGGGCGCTCCATCGCGGACTTCACGTCCATCTGCGCGATGATGCAGGGGCAGTATGGGCATGCCCGCGCGCTCTATCAGCATCTGGGGCGTTTCGGAGTCACGCTCGAGGAGGTGGAGTGGACGCGTGGTGCGAAGGATATCCGCTCGCCCAAACTGCTCGACCGGCCGCCGCAATCGTGGTCTGATTTTATCGCGACGATATTCGTGGCCGAGCAGGCCATCTCCACGCAATTGAGCGCATACAGAACGAGCCTGGCCGACAGAACCCTGGCACGCCTCGCTGACAAGATTCTGAAGGAATCGCGCTTTCATCTCAGCTATTCCGTGGGGTGGGTCAAGGCGCTACGCAAGGATACGGCGTCCACTGTGGATGAAGACGCCCGTCGCCGCCTGGTCGAAGCGTTGGATTGGTGGGGCGAGCCGGACCAGCCGGATATCGTTTTCTCAAGCGGCTTTCGGGATGCGGCGGATTCGGACCTTCGCGAACGCTTCCTCAAAGCGGTCGGTGAAACCTTCGATGTTCCGGATGGAATTGCCGGCCATGCAAGGTCCTGGCAGCGGTCTATCCGCCGCAATGGCGTTCCGGGAATCCCGGAGAACCTGTTCGAGAAGATCCGTTTCCAGAATCGCGAATTGGCGATGCCGTGAATCGAGACGAGCCAACATTCGACTTGCCGGTAGATGCCAGCAAGGTCGTTTGTCCGCACTGTGAGAGCGATGTTGTCGATATCGAATCGCCTTTCGGTGGAAGCGTTTCCGAAGTCTTGTTTCGATGCCGGAAATGCAGGTCGTTCTTCCATTGGGTGAAGTGGCAGCCGGAGCCACCACGTTAGGTGAAGTCGGAAAACACCAAGAGCAGCACAAGCTGCCAGAACGAACAAGGGGAGGTCATGGTGCTGGATCGAGCCATTTCGGTTTCGGATGTTCTTCGGGCAACGGCCCGCGCGACGCCGCAAAGAAGCGCCGTCGTCGATGAGGCGGGGTCGCTGACCTACCGCGAATTCGATGAGACCGTCGACCGCCTTGCGGCTGGACTTCAGCGGCTCGGAATTGGAGCAGGCGACAGGGTTGCATATTTGCTGTGGAATCAGCGCGAGCTGCTTCTGTCTTACTTTTCGATCGCCCGTCTCGGTGCACTGACAGTTTCTCTGAACTTTCGACTGACGGCCGAAGAGCTCGCGTATCAGCTCTCGGCAGCCAAGTGTAAAGCGCTCATCGTTGATGAAGAGCTCGCCGGACTGGCGTCTCAGGCCATCGCGACCTCTACCCTCTCGATCCGACTGATCGTATGCGGCAGCGGCGTGGGGCCCGATCAGCTTCGCTTCGACGATCTGCTAAGCGCTACCACAGACATGTCCTCCTTCCCGATCGTGAGCTCAGATGCTGATAGCGGCATCTGGTTCACATCGGGCACGACAGGCCGGCCGAAGGGAGCGGTGGTTAAGCACCGATCTGCTCTGGCTGCCGCGATGCTCGGCGCCTGGGCTATTCGGATTTCGGAACCCATCAGAGTCTTGGGCGTCGCTCCCCTTTTTCATCGAGGAGCGATGGAAAACGTTGCGCTCCCGGTCGTGATGTGTGGTGGGACGCAGTTTTTGTTCAAGAAGCTCAACGCTGCACAAACGTTGGAATATCTGGAGAAGCTCGAGATCAACACTGCGTTCATCGTCCCGACGATGGCCTGGCAATTGCTGCGCGAACTGACTGCCGAGACGAAGCCGTTGCCTCATCTCGTAAACTGGCTTTCAGCGTCCGCCCCGTTGCCGCCGGTACTTGCGGAGCAAATCACCAAACGCTTCGAATTACCCAATGGAGTTATGAACACTTACGGCATCACCGAAATGCTGTTCGTTTCGACCTGTCCTCCGTCGATGCTGTCGAGGAAGCCAGGCAGTGCCGGGCTCCCGGCACCTGGGACGCAGATCGCCATCTACGACGACAAGCGCGGGGTCCTTCCTCGTGGCGAGATCGGAGAAATTCTCATCAGCGGGCCGACGGCATTCTCTCGGTATCTCGACAACGAGCAAGCGACGCGGGACGCGATCATCGATCTGAATGGGCAGGAGTGGTATCGCAGCGGCGATGTCGGTGTTCTCGATGAGGACGGATACCTTGCTATCAAGGACCGCAAGAAGGACATGATCATCTCCGGCGGAGAGAATGTCTATTGCGCCGAAGTCGAATTGGCGTTGATCGATCATCCATCAATCCGGGAAGTCGCGGTCGTCGGTGTCCCCGACGAAAAGTGGGGCGAAATCGTTGTCGCTGCCATCGTCAAGGCGACAGATGCAGCCGTAGATATGGACGACATCGTAAGGAGCTGCGCGTCCCTCGCGAGCTACAAGCGGCCGCGTGAGGTGGTCTGCCTTGACGCATTGCCGCGCAACAGCTTCGGCAAAGTACGCAAGGACCTGGTTCGGGAGATGGTCCGTGAGCGGCTCCCGTCGTCGACGCGCATACGCCGCGCGTCCTAGTCAAGGAGCCGACCTTCTCCAACCGGCTTGAGGTTTAAGAAGACACGTAGTTTCACAGTTTTGGAGTGATGTCATGTTCAAGCTCTTCAGGCCATTTATTGCTCTGATGCTGATGTCGTTCGGGTCCGCTGCGTATGCCGCCGATGCACCGGGTGTGACGCCGTCTGAGATCAAGATTGGCGGAGTCTTTCCTTTCAGCGGACCGGCCTCGCCGTACGGTGTCATAGGTCAGGCCATTCTAGCCTATGCCCAATCGGTCAACGACCGCGGCGGCATCAACGGCCGGAAAATAAACTACATTGCCTACGACGATGCTTACAGCCCGCCCAAAGCGGTGGAGCAGGTGCGCAAGCTCGTCGAAGGCGACGAGGTTGCGTTCATCTATGGTCAGCTTGGTACCCCGGGAAACACAGCGGTCGCCAAATATCTGATTGCGAAGCGCGTGCCGAGCATAGGCATGATCACCGGGTCGAACAAGTTCACGAACGTCGCGGATTATCCGCTGACGACGACGAGCATCGTCAGTTACGATACGGAGGGGAAGATCTATGCCAAGTTTTTGACCAAGACGATGCCGAATGCGAAGTATGGCATCCTCTATCAGAATGACGATCTCGGCAAAGATTACGTCAACGCTTTCAAGGCGATCTTGAAAGGTGCTTTCGAAACGAAGGTTATCGCCGTCTCATATGAGGTCAGCGATCCAACGGTGGATTCTCAAATCCTGAACTTGAAGAGTTCAGGGGCCGATGCGCTGATGGTGGCGGGGACGCCAAAGTTCGCGGCGCAAGCCATTCGGAGGGCTGCCGAGATCGGCTGGAAACCCACGATCGTGCTGAACTACCCCTCGAGTTCGGTTAGCGCGACCCTGAAGCCGGCAGGTCTGGAAAGGGCGGTCGGTGTGATCGTCGGGCAGAACATGATGGATCCGGTCGACACGCAGTGGGCCAGCGACGCTGGGATGAAGGGCTATCGAGCCTTCATCGAAAAGTACATGCCGGGCGCTGATATCGCCGACACCAATATCCAGTACGGGTATGCGCAAGCAGTGCTGCTCGAACACCTGATCAAACAGTGTGGGAGCGATCTTTCCCGCGAGAACATCATCAAGCAGGCGAAGAGCCTGAAGAATGTGATGCTACCGACGCTGTTGCCTGGCATCAGCGTCAGTACGAGCGATAAGATCAACATGAATTACACACAAATGAGGCTGCAACGCTGGAGTGGTACCGCCTGGGAGCTTTTCGGCGAAGTCCTTGACGCTTCCTCAGAGTGAGCAGGGACGGAAGGTCGGGCTCCGGTGTCCACACGGTGGCGCCTCACGGCAGACCTGCGCAATGAGTTGAGCCGTGATGCGCCGGCGCAGGGTCGTCACGCACCGCTGAACACTGAACGAAGATCAGACCTGCCGCATCGAGAGCTGGTGTGCGGCTGGACCGAAATCCGCCGATCCAAGACTTGTAA encodes:
- a CDS encoding metal-sulfur cluster assembly factor, translating into MTEQAVREALLAVNDPHIPVSIESMGMLRAVTISDTGVVDVELAIPCLACPGVSMLKQSVKDAVGGLEGVSKVNVLEGWHHDWTTQSIEPNARQLMRRFGIQV
- a CDS encoding Phenylacetic acid catabolic protein, which gives rise to MAVINSIDDLSEADKVLRDELYCIADAKLVLAGWYMMVLQNGRSIADFTSICAMMQGQYGHARALYQHLGRFGVTLEEVEWTRGAKDIRSPKLLDRPPQSWSDFIATIFVAEQAISTQLSAYRTSLADRTLARLADKILKESRFHLSYSVGWVKALRKDTASTVDEDARRRLVEALDWWGEPDQPDIVFSSGFRDAADSDLRERFLKAVGETFDVPDGIAGHARSWQRSIRRNGVPGIPENLFEKIRFQNRELAMP
- a CDS encoding TetR/AcrR family transcriptional regulator; amino-acid sequence: MSMCISAALSGVVDASHGFGESGDRASSGALGVHEALPRESSDNTFERMKKRKKRLTNSEHRELSMSAVLAAAEFLFVTQGYNGTTTEQIGQLADLTKGSVYFYYGNKEGVLLELLNRVRANVMEPYLQILQDQGLSPVERMTKYLERAGEVALDHPGSMLLPIVVSIEMAATESEAARRVKAGYNRIAREVRTVLEQGQASGMFRSDLSSSDMARLLISTGDGIMLECLRQNLRIDVHRLVRTLKAVVLTGLQIASEAPRDIEADDGPSVIDVLRGNLQDHA
- a CDS encoding class I adenylate-forming enzyme family protein, producing the protein MKSENTKSSTSCQNEQGEVMVLDRAISVSDVLRATARATPQRSAVVDEAGSLTYREFDETVDRLAAGLQRLGIGAGDRVAYLLWNQRELLLSYFSIARLGALTVSLNFRLTAEELAYQLSAAKCKALIVDEELAGLASQAIATSTLSIRLIVCGSGVGPDQLRFDDLLSATTDMSSFPIVSSDADSGIWFTSGTTGRPKGAVVKHRSALAAAMLGAWAIRISEPIRVLGVAPLFHRGAMENVALPVVMCGGTQFLFKKLNAAQTLEYLEKLEINTAFIVPTMAWQLLRELTAETKPLPHLVNWLSASAPLPPVLAEQITKRFELPNGVMNTYGITEMLFVSTCPPSMLSRKPGSAGLPAPGTQIAIYDDKRGVLPRGEIGEILISGPTAFSRYLDNEQATRDAIIDLNGQEWYRSGDVGVLDEDGYLAIKDRKKDMIISGGENVYCAEVELALIDHPSIREVAVVGVPDEKWGEIVVAAIVKATDAAVDMDDIVRSCASLASYKRPREVVCLDALPRNSFGKVRKDLVREMVRERLPSSTRIRRAS
- a CDS encoding ABC transporter substrate-binding protein, producing MFKLFRPFIALMLMSFGSAAYAADAPGVTPSEIKIGGVFPFSGPASPYGVIGQAILAYAQSVNDRGGINGRKINYIAYDDAYSPPKAVEQVRKLVEGDEVAFIYGQLGTPGNTAVAKYLIAKRVPSIGMITGSNKFTNVADYPLTTTSIVSYDTEGKIYAKFLTKTMPNAKYGILYQNDDLGKDYVNAFKAILKGAFETKVIAVSYEVSDPTVDSQILNLKSSGADALMVAGTPKFAAQAIRRAAEIGWKPTIVLNYPSSSVSATLKPAGLERAVGVIVGQNMMDPVDTQWASDAGMKGYRAFIEKYMPGADIADTNIQYGYAQAVLLEHLIKQCGSDLSRENIIKQAKSLKNVMLPTLLPGISVSTSDKINMNYTQMRLQRWSGTAWELFGEVLDASSE
- a CDS encoding 2-hydroxychromene-2-carboxylate isomerase; translation: MTKQIEFYFDFGSPYSYLAQSQLKKLAVDTQATVVYMPINVLDLMKATGNTPTTIECRAKRKYAKSDLQRWVKKYGVGWEPNQNFRHIDLNFLLRGAIAAIKLGVGPDFVSKVFTGLYAQVLDLGNVEILRDFLKKNDLPADRILELMAQEETSEELKARNKAAEEAGLFGTPTFRIGEELYFGNDRLPFVEAAAKAQA
- a CDS encoding phenylacetic acid degradation b, which encodes MKKVIDRQLELGGDKPEFYEVFARRDSAEPLTHIGSVEAPNAELAEARAWFVYDQHIWREMCIVPLSAIVTITERGSKSKVKVV
- a CDS encoding 1,2-phenylacetyl-CoA epoxidase subunit PaaC; protein product: MAQAALAREIPEEATEVALQTRIKAGATLEDISEMTPRYRDVLVATMAIAADLEIMTLPLDFDAITFAPSINDRIAVASALQDEMGHAQVMFRMLEDFGFDSYHQVFERDPKNFKTFFLLEFGNLSPIDVGLGHLVGDQAGYITTRDLEENCSFGPYSRSLRKVNFEENFHVKRGEYMIRHYMQQGPEMRKRVQERMDFWFPLGAEWFGATDDVKSRTDQLHYKIRGSSNDQLRQIWLQRLVPFCEQVGLKVPAHFDREKGIYVLDYQMPILLNLETLKWDFRTVTWPEKLAQWKKGGPLKLPGLTRMQVELWGQDLW
- a CDS encoding PaaD-like zinc ribbon domain-containing protein translates to MNRDEPTFDLPVDASKVVCPHCESDVVDIESPFGGSVSEVLFRCRKCRSFFHWVKWQPEPPR